In Bacteroidota bacterium, the DNA window AAAAAAAAGCCTTCCAAGATTTGGAGGGCTTTTTTTTATTATACAGGATTTACAGATTTTCTGTTATTATTATTTCTGTGCAGCTACTGTTTTAAATATTCCATTCCCGGCATATAAAATAAAGGTCTTCTGGCCATCCGGCAAAGAATTCACTGTTACATCAGGCAGGCTGTTGTAGGGATAACTAAAATTAAAGTTAAAGGCTTTGGTCTTATCGGAAACACTGATTTCAACCCTGAACGTGTCAACTTTCCCGGGACTAATAAGGGAAACATCAGTCTGATAGCTGTTAAGAAAAGCCTCATCCACAACATAAAATAAAATTGAATCGTGCCTGCTGAGCAAAATATTGCAATTTGCCGCCGAGTTGAACTTTAAGGTGAAATGGCCGGGCAAAGAAGTAGAATCATCTTTCTTGCAGCTTCCTAAGAAAATTAAAGCAAATAAAAAGCAAATACCTATTTTTTTCATTCTGTAGCTTAAATTTTGGAATCTAAATCATTCATTATTTTAAACAGGAATCGTCATTACATGTTCCTTGCATCCGTATCCCGATTATAAGAATATCCGATTTGAAATCATCATATATACAGGATATTCCAATAATACAGTCTGAAACCAAGTCGGGAATCTTCAATTTAACCTTTGCTAATGTAAGTATATTGATTTAAATTTAAACTAAAAGTCATCTATTTTTAGAAAACTTCGAAAAAAACTGAGTTGATGATAAGATCCTGAAAAAAATTTTCAAGTCCTGAAATGAATAATTCAACTACAAATTACAAGATTGGGCTACTGTATATCCCGATCAAGTCTTAATTTTCACCATAAATGTTGACTTGAGACATAGACACTCAAGCCTTTGGGCCACAATAAATTTTCAAGTCTGTTTCTGTTTTTTTGCTTAACTGTTCAAATATCTTTTTCTGCTATTTCCAGATATTGGCTTGTTCAAGATAACGGGTGGCACGAGCTTCACAGTCTTTTGATTTACTCAAATCACTTGCATCTTTATGTATATCGTATTCCCGGTAATAACTTTCAGCTTCAGACTTTTCCTGCCTGTATAACCTCATATACATTTCATACTGATTTTTCTGATGTTTTTTTTCTTCATTGACAAATTTATCTGTCTGATACTTATTGTATGCGTCATACCTCGAAGTAGAGCTATTAGAAGTTGAAGTATTGGCCTCTGTGGATGAAGATGGGTCACTATAATTTATTGAATTGTTGTAAGCATTATCTAAAGAATTGGCAACTGCTGTTGCTACCTGACTAATTGCATTAGTTATGATAATTATTTTGGTATTTTTACGGGCCTTTATTGCATCTGTATAATTGGGATTAAGAGCAATAGCCTTGTCAAAATAAGTTATTGCTTCATTATATTGCTGACAGGAAAAATAACAATATCCAATGCTATAGTAAGGATAAGGATTGGTATTATCCAGCGAAAGGGATTTTGCATAGCTTGAGACAGCATTAACATAATCCTTTTTATCATAATATTTATCCCCCTGATGCGAGAACGATTTGGCTTCATTGATTCTTTGATAATAATCTTTTACAAATTGCAGGTTGTTTTTTGCAATTTGATTGTTGCCATCCAATTCCAGAGCTTCCTTAAAATCAGCTTCAGCGCTTGCATAATCTTTATTCGGTAAATTCAAATAGCAATAGCCTCTATTTATGTAACAATCAATATTCAGGCTGTCATATTTTAATACAGAGGTAAATCGGGTAATGGCGGCTGAATAATATTGGGAATTCATATTTTTCACCGCATCTTCATAGGCCAATATGCAATATAATTTTTGTCCTTCTTCTATTCCTCCATTTACGGCCGTTTCTATCCATTTAAAAGCCTCGTTTTTATTCTGAATAACGCCCTGTCCTTCATAATAGCACTTTGCCAAATAAAAAGCCGATTCCATATTCCCTTTATCCGCTGACAATTTGAACCATTTAACTGCCTCTTCCATATTTATTTTACATCCACCTTTTCCAAAGTAATAACATGCGCCCAATATTCCCTGGGAAAGTTCGTCACCCTGATTAGCTGCCAATTTGTATAAATTTATAGCCTTATTATAGTCTTGCTTAACTCCCATTCCATGAAAATAGCATCTGGCCATAGCTGCCTGTGCAGAAGCGTTTCCGGCCTTAGCAGCCAGCGAATACCAGTAAATAGCCTCATGATAATTCTTAGTAGTGCCTATACCATTTAAATACAGGTCTCCCAATATTTTTTGAGATAGAAGATGCCCCTGCTTTGCAGCTTTCATCAACCAATCTTTTGCAATTTTTTCATCTTTATGAAATCCTTCTCCGTTTAAATAACATGTAGCTAAATTGTACTGATCTTCAGGATTTCCCTTCTGAGCCAATTCTAAAAATAAATTTTGAGGTACCTGATATTGAATATTAGCTGTTGACATTTTATCAGAATGATCAAATACATTGGAAGGAAAGTACAATTCTTTATTCTGATAAATAAAAG includes these proteins:
- a CDS encoding leucine-rich repeat protein, with product MKHFFSLLGVFLITYSLAYSQSKEVKVDDIVYTIDLNKGSAAVAQVYRTTLFGDIKEPRKKDIVLPFSIPFRNKIYLVTSISDYAFKNCNNICSIKIPGTINEIGSKVFENLRNLRQIEVSPDNQYFQSINGVLFNKDMSVLLRFPPKLDLSFYCIPSTVVAIGESAFKECQIINSISIPNSVKYIEANAFYDCYFISITIPNSVIEIGENAFSLCYFLKSMELPPSISKLGEKAFSYCPNLNSFIYQNKELYFPSNVFDHSDKMSTANIQYQVPQNLFLELAQKGNPEDQYNLATCYLNGEGFHKDEKIAKDWLMKAAKQGHLLSQKILGDLYLNGIGTTKNYHEAIYWYSLAAKAGNASAQAAMARCYFHGMGVKQDYNKAINLYKLAANQGDELSQGILGACYYFGKGGCKINMEEAVKWFKLSADKGNMESAFYLAKCYYEGQGVIQNKNEAFKWIETAVNGGIEEGQKLYCILAYEDAVKNMNSQYYSAAITRFTSVLKYDSLNIDCYINRGYCYLNLPNKDYASAEADFKEALELDGNNQIAKNNLQFVKDYYQRINEAKSFSHQGDKYYDKKDYVNAVSSYAKSLSLDNTNPYPYYSIGYCYFSCQQYNEAITYFDKAIALNPNYTDAIKARKNTKIIIITNAISQVATAVANSLDNAYNNSINYSDPSSSTEANTSTSNSSTSRYDAYNKYQTDKFVNEEKKHQKNQYEMYMRLYRQEKSEAESYYREYDIHKDASDLSKSKDCEARATRYLEQANIWK